A region of Methanocorpusculum labreanum Z DNA encodes the following proteins:
- a CDS encoding class I adenylate-forming enzyme family protein: protein MSRPVFRDDAKTELEYTDETKQSLYSMFNYGVQHAGREAVAIQYFDNRITYGELYDLIDTCAAGFLDRGVKKGDFVTLFLPNIPQCVIAVYALNRIGAICNMVHPLSTLSELENAVKLTDSKLILTFELNEGLAANFDVDIIRCRTPGYFPPGPKGFVMKSVYSYTVRKSPKASSRVTEWADLLAAGKKRFQTTPLPPLEGKADDTAVIMYTGGTTGPAKGVMISNWSVNYVTTRLLLENVTHTAHIGDGFLAILPLFHAFGLAVCIQAPLSSGMRVMLSPRFNDKECSSLLLKEKVAYVIGVPAMYERMYPYLKDHDLSFMKHVVCGGDWVSHDLAYRYNDILGKDKGGAEFRPGYGLTEACGTCSLTRNQYKAFPEGCVGIPVEGTDICLVNPGTFDEVPEGEEGELCISSPSVMKGYYKNPEATDDVLKIHPDGKLWLHTGDIFAIGEENNLCFRSRIKRLVKVNGYNVYPPLIEAAMEGCPIVAKACAVGFKWRDDRRIKLYVTLKQKMDHAEAEKHLLAFATEHLNHWSVPKAFVILDEMPMTKMNKLDYMALQDRA, encoded by the coding sequence ATGTCACGTCCTGTGTTTAGAGACGACGCGAAGACCGAACTGGAATACACCGACGAGACGAAACAGTCTCTCTATTCCATGTTCAACTACGGCGTGCAGCATGCAGGCCGCGAGGCCGTGGCCATTCAATACTTCGACAACCGGATCACGTACGGGGAACTGTATGATCTCATCGACACCTGTGCGGCGGGTTTTCTCGATCGCGGCGTAAAGAAAGGCGATTTCGTCACGCTCTTTCTGCCGAACATCCCGCAGTGCGTGATTGCGGTCTATGCCCTGAACCGGATCGGTGCAATATGCAATATGGTCCACCCGCTCTCGACCCTGTCGGAGCTGGAGAATGCGGTCAAACTCACGGACAGCAAACTCATCCTCACGTTTGAACTGAACGAAGGTCTTGCGGCCAACTTCGATGTGGATATCATCCGGTGCAGAACGCCGGGCTACTTCCCGCCGGGTCCAAAGGGTTTCGTGATGAAATCCGTGTATTCCTACACGGTCCGAAAATCGCCGAAGGCTTCGTCCCGCGTCACCGAGTGGGCCGATCTTCTGGCGGCCGGGAAAAAGCGGTTCCAGACAACGCCTCTCCCGCCTTTAGAAGGAAAAGCAGACGATACGGCCGTCATTATGTACACCGGCGGCACGACCGGACCCGCGAAAGGGGTCATGATCTCGAACTGGTCGGTGAATTACGTCACGACGCGTCTTCTTCTGGAGAACGTCACGCACACCGCCCATATCGGCGACGGATTCCTCGCGATCCTTCCGCTCTTCCATGCGTTTGGGCTTGCGGTCTGTATCCAGGCCCCGCTTTCCTCCGGGATGCGGGTCATGCTTTCCCCCCGGTTCAATGATAAAGAGTGCAGCAGTCTTCTTCTGAAAGAGAAGGTCGCCTATGTGATCGGCGTTCCCGCGATGTACGAACGGATGTACCCGTATCTGAAAGATCACGACCTTTCATTCATGAAGCACGTTGTCTGCGGAGGAGACTGGGTAAGCCATGACCTCGCCTACCGGTATAATGACATCTTAGGAAAGGACAAGGGAGGTGCGGAGTTCCGTCCGGGTTACGGTCTGACCGAGGCGTGCGGAACCTGCTCTCTTACGCGGAATCAGTATAAGGCATTTCCCGAAGGATGCGTGGGTATCCCTGTGGAAGGAACTGACATCTGCCTTGTGAACCCCGGAACCTTTGATGAGGTTCCCGAGGGTGAAGAAGGGGAGCTTTGCATCTCCAGTCCCTCGGTGATGAAAGGATATTATAAAAATCCCGAGGCAACAGACGATGTCTTAAAGATTCATCCCGACGGAAAACTCTGGCTCCATACGGGAGACATATTCGCGATCGGCGAGGAGAACAATCTCTGCTTTAGATCCCGCATCAAGCGTCTGGTCAAGGTGAACGGATATAACGTCTATCCGCCCTTAATCGAAGCGGCAATGGAAGGCTGTCCGATCGTTGCCAAAGCCTGCGCCGTAGGCTTCAAGTGGCGGGACGACCGGCGGATCAAACTGTATGTGACCCTGAAGCAGAAGATGGATCATGCCGAAGCGGAGAAACATCTGCTTGCCTTTGCGACCGAACATCTGAATCACTGGAGTGTTCCAAAAGCGTTTGTCATCCTTGATGAGATGCCGATGACGAAGATGAACAAGCTCGATTATATGGCGCTCCAGGATAGGGCCTAA